One segment of Amycolatopsis alba DSM 44262 DNA contains the following:
- a CDS encoding NAD(P) transhydrogenase subunit alpha has product MLVGSLAILVLAGFVGFTVISKVPNTLHTPLMSGTNAIHGIVLLGGLIVLGLGVDGVLNKILLVIAIAFGTINVVGGFLVTDRMLSMFKAKKPEDGGDK; this is encoded by the coding sequence ATGCTCGTAGGCAGCCTGGCGATCCTCGTACTCGCCGGATTCGTGGGATTCACCGTCATCTCCAAGGTGCCCAACACCCTGCACACCCCGCTCATGTCGGGTACCAACGCCATCCACGGCATCGTCCTGCTCGGCGGGCTGATCGTGCTCGGCCTCGGGGTGGACGGCGTACTGAACAAGATCCTGCTGGTGATCGCGATCGCCTTCGGCACGATCAACGTGGTCGGCGGCTTCCTCGTCACCGACAGGATGCTTTCGATGTTCAAGGCGAAGAAGCCGGAAGACGGTGGTGACAAGTGA
- a CDS encoding Re/Si-specific NAD(P)(+) transhydrogenase subunit alpha has protein sequence MAAENEQLTVGVVRETGQGERRIALVPKLIERVRGRGLRVVVEPGAGAGALLADETFEQAGAVLGDPWDADIVVKVAPPSAAEVAKLKQGTILIGFLNPRGDPEGIAALESAGVRAFAVEAIPRISRAQAMDALSSQSSVAGYRAVLLAAEKLTRFFPMLTTAAGTVPPAKVLVLGAGVAGLQALATAKRLGAQTTGYDVRPEVGEQVKSLGAKFLELGIEAVGEGGYARELTAEEKAEQQRRLTEAITRFDVVITTALVPGRKAPTLVTADAVKGMPAGGVVVDLAGESGGNCELTKPGEEVVEYDVTICSPLNLAAEMPAHSSELYARNVTELLELLVDKEGKLALDFSDEIVAGACVAGADVSEKQGGE, from the coding sequence GTGGCGGCAGAAAACGAGCAGCTCACGGTCGGTGTTGTCCGGGAAACCGGACAAGGCGAACGCCGCATCGCGCTGGTACCGAAACTCATCGAGCGCGTCCGCGGACGCGGACTGCGGGTGGTGGTCGAGCCCGGCGCGGGCGCCGGCGCGCTGCTCGCCGACGAGACCTTCGAGCAAGCGGGCGCGGTGCTCGGCGATCCGTGGGATGCCGACATCGTGGTGAAGGTGGCGCCTCCGAGCGCGGCCGAGGTCGCGAAGCTCAAACAGGGCACCATTCTCATCGGCTTCCTGAATCCACGGGGTGACCCCGAGGGGATCGCGGCCCTCGAATCGGCGGGCGTCCGCGCCTTCGCCGTCGAGGCGATCCCGCGGATCTCCCGCGCGCAGGCGATGGACGCGTTGTCGTCACAGAGCAGCGTCGCGGGTTATCGCGCGGTACTGCTGGCCGCGGAGAAACTCACCCGCTTCTTCCCGATGCTCACCACCGCCGCCGGAACAGTGCCACCGGCGAAGGTGCTCGTGCTCGGCGCGGGTGTCGCCGGCCTGCAGGCGTTGGCGACGGCGAAACGGCTCGGCGCGCAGACCACCGGGTACGACGTCCGGCCCGAGGTCGGCGAGCAGGTCAAATCGCTCGGCGCGAAATTCCTCGAACTCGGCATCGAGGCGGTCGGCGAGGGCGGGTACGCCCGAGAGCTGACAGCGGAGGAAAAAGCGGAGCAGCAACGCAGGCTCACCGAGGCGATCACGAGGTTCGACGTCGTGATCACCACCGCGCTCGTCCCCGGCCGCAAGGCGCCGACCCTCGTCACCGCCGACGCGGTGAAGGGGATGCCCGCCGGTGGTGTCGTGGTCGACCTCGCCGGTGAGTCCGGCGGCAACTGCGAACTCACGAAACCGGGCGAGGAGGTCGTCGAGTACGACGTCACCATCTGCTCGCCGCTCAACCTCGCCGCGGAGATGCCCGCGCATTCCAGCGAGCTGTACGCGCGCAACGTCACCGAATTGCTGGAGCTGCTCGTCGACAAGGAAGGCAAGCTCGCGCTCGACTTCTCCGACGAGATCGTCGCCGGGGCCTGCGTGGCCGGCGCCGACGTTTCCGAAAAGCAAGGAGGCGAGTGA
- a CDS encoding TetR family transcriptional regulator yields MGDTAAAITLSGVTTEPVSRQERKQRTRQALLDAALDLVAERGFSGLSLREVAKQAGIVPTAFYRHFASMDELGVALVEESMRTLRTMIRSARTRPAAYNQMIRTSVRILREHVRAHEDHFRFLTRERYGGTGPVRQAIAFELKLFVSELAVDLARFDFLREWSTEDLHLLADLIVTTMLTTVLELLETPSRDDEIVRTAERRLRLIFLGVPDWRSVP; encoded by the coding sequence GTGGGTGATACCGCGGCGGCGATTACGCTGTCGGGCGTGACAACTGAGCCCGTATCCAGGCAGGAGCGCAAACAGCGCACGCGGCAGGCGCTGCTGGACGCGGCGCTGGACCTGGTGGCGGAACGCGGGTTCTCCGGGCTGAGCCTGCGCGAGGTGGCGAAACAGGCCGGGATCGTCCCGACGGCGTTCTATCGTCATTTCGCATCGATGGACGAACTGGGCGTCGCGCTCGTGGAAGAGTCGATGCGCACTTTGCGCACGATGATCCGTTCCGCGCGTACCAGGCCCGCGGCGTACAACCAGATGATCCGGACTTCCGTGCGCATCCTGCGCGAGCACGTGCGGGCGCACGAGGACCACTTCCGCTTCCTGACCAGGGAGCGCTACGGCGGCACCGGCCCGGTCCGGCAGGCGATCGCCTTCGAACTCAAGCTCTTCGTCAGCGAACTCGCCGTCGATCTCGCGCGGTTCGACTTCCTCCGCGAATGGAGCACCGAGGATCTCCATCTGCTCGCGGACCTGATCGTGACGACCATGCTCACGACGGTGCTGGAGTTGCTGGAAACACCTTCGCGTGACGACGAGATCGTCCGCACGGCCGAACGGCGGCTGCGGTTGATCTTTCTGGGCGTGCCGGACTGGCGCAGCGTTCCGTGA
- a CDS encoding ferredoxin reductase — MTALVPRRARRLASLAEALLTPHGMDRYLELVDPMLVRREIRGLVTGVRRQTPDTVTLTVKPSRAWRGHVAGQYVRVTVEIDGVRRTRCYSPAGSEHEGALELTIKADPQGLVSRHLNRTITTGSVLGLSTADGEFTLPSPRPRRILLVSGGSGITPVLSMLRTLADEKFEGDVAFLHYSNGAEDALYRAELADLARRLPGLRVVHAFTHAKSGGDLHGFFSKEHLAEAAPWYPDAETFLCGPKPLMDSVREAFDADGLGAHLHTEEFTPPALTFDTENAEGQVRFARSGREFENSGKPLLEQAEDAGLSPEHGCRMGICFSCTQIKTSGCVRNAKTGETSSEENEEIQLCISVPVGDVEINA; from the coding sequence ATGACGGCACTGGTACCGCGCAGGGCCAGGCGGCTGGCCTCGCTGGCCGAGGCCCTGCTCACGCCCCACGGAATGGACCGCTACCTCGAACTCGTCGATCCGATGCTGGTCCGCCGCGAGATCCGCGGCCTGGTCACCGGCGTCCGGCGGCAGACACCCGACACGGTCACGCTGACCGTCAAGCCGAGCCGCGCCTGGCGGGGCCACGTCGCGGGCCAGTACGTGCGGGTGACCGTCGAGATCGACGGCGTCCGCCGGACCCGCTGCTACTCGCCTGCCGGTTCGGAGCACGAAGGCGCGCTGGAACTGACCATCAAGGCCGACCCCCAGGGGCTCGTCTCGCGCCATCTGAACCGCACGATCACCACGGGTTCCGTCCTCGGACTGTCCACTGCGGACGGTGAGTTCACCTTGCCGTCGCCGAGGCCCCGGCGGATCCTGCTGGTGAGCGGCGGGAGCGGGATCACCCCCGTCCTGTCGATGCTGCGCACGCTGGCGGACGAGAAATTCGAGGGCGACGTCGCCTTCCTGCACTACTCCAACGGCGCCGAAGACGCGCTCTACCGCGCCGAGCTCGCCGACCTCGCCCGCCGCCTGCCCGGCCTGCGGGTGGTACACGCGTTCACCCACGCGAAGAGCGGCGGTGACCTGCACGGGTTCTTCTCGAAGGAGCATCTCGCGGAGGCCGCGCCGTGGTACCCCGACGCCGAGACATTCCTGTGCGGCCCGAAGCCGCTGATGGATTCCGTCCGCGAGGCGTTCGACGCCGACGGACTCGGCGCACACCTGCACACCGAGGAGTTCACACCGCCGGCCCTAACCTTCGACACCGAGAACGCCGAAGGGCAGGTCCGCTTCGCGCGCAGCGGCCGCGAGTTCGAGAACTCCGGGAAACCACTGCTGGAGCAGGCCGAAGACGCCGGGCTGAGCCCGGAACACGGCTGCCGGATGGGCATCTGCTTCTCCTGCACCCAGATCAAGACCTCCGGCTGCGTGCGCAACGCCAAGACCGGTGAGACCTCCAGCGAAGAGAACGAAGAGATCCAGCTCTGTATCTCCGTCCCGGTCGGGGACGTCGAGATCAACGCTTAG
- a CDS encoding fatty acid desaturase family protein translates to MTGLQDKLTPQQVEDFGRELDEIRQRIVADLGQVDVDYIHNVIKTQRALEVAGRGLLFAGFFPPAWVAGVAALSVAKILDNMEIGHNVMHGQYDWTRDPALSSQKFEWDTVAPSENWRHSHNYIHHTYTNILDKDRDIGYGVLRIDPAQKWNPYYLGNPVYATLLALFFQWGVMLHDLEFDRVVKGERKWSDNKEVGLKMLKKAGRQVGKDYVLFPLLTGPLAPLTFLGNATANLTRNLWAFSIIFCGHFPADVESFTEEETENESRGQWYLRQILGSANITGGKLFHLMTGNLSHQIEHHLFPDIPARRYPEIAGEVRAICEKYGLPYNTGPLHKQLFSVAKKIVKLALPWNGEPRTPATVESDKTLRAA, encoded by the coding sequence ATGACGGGCTTGCAGGACAAACTGACCCCGCAACAGGTCGAGGACTTCGGCCGTGAACTGGACGAGATCCGGCAGCGGATCGTCGCCGACCTCGGGCAGGTCGACGTCGACTACATCCACAACGTCATCAAGACACAGCGTGCCCTTGAGGTCGCAGGCCGCGGACTGCTGTTCGCCGGATTCTTCCCGCCCGCCTGGGTCGCCGGCGTCGCCGCGCTTTCGGTGGCGAAGATCCTCGACAACATGGAGATCGGGCACAACGTCATGCACGGCCAGTACGACTGGACGCGTGACCCGGCGCTGAGCTCGCAGAAATTCGAATGGGACACCGTCGCGCCGTCGGAGAACTGGCGCCACTCCCACAACTACATCCACCACACGTACACGAACATCCTCGACAAGGACCGCGACATCGGTTACGGCGTCCTGCGGATTGACCCGGCGCAGAAGTGGAATCCGTACTACCTGGGCAACCCGGTGTACGCGACGCTGCTCGCGCTGTTCTTCCAGTGGGGCGTCATGCTGCACGACCTCGAGTTCGACCGCGTCGTCAAGGGCGAGCGCAAGTGGTCGGACAACAAGGAGGTCGGCCTGAAGATGCTCAAGAAGGCGGGCCGCCAGGTCGGCAAGGACTACGTGCTCTTCCCGCTGCTGACCGGTCCGCTCGCGCCGCTGACCTTCCTCGGCAACGCCACCGCGAACCTGACCCGCAACCTGTGGGCGTTCTCGATCATCTTCTGCGGGCACTTCCCTGCCGACGTCGAGAGCTTCACCGAGGAGGAGACCGAGAACGAGTCGCGGGGCCAGTGGTACCTGAGGCAGATCCTCGGCTCGGCGAACATCACCGGCGGCAAGCTCTTCCACCTCATGACCGGGAACCTCTCGCACCAGATCGAGCACCACCTGTTCCCCGACATCCCGGCGCGCCGCTACCCGGAGATCGCGGGCGAGGTGCGGGCGATCTGCGAGAAGTACGGCCTGCCGTACAACACCGGTCCCCTGCACAAGCAGCTGTTCTCGGTGGCCAAGAAGATCGTGAAGCTGGCACTGCCCTGGAACGGTGAACCCCGCACTCCCGCTACCGTGGAGAGCGACAAGACCCTCCGAGCGGCTTAA
- a CDS encoding sensor histidine kinase, whose amino-acid sequence MITRLASRVLGAQLNRAYWGELTWVLIGAPLTLVLTILVVFGLLFGTALSVLTVGLPVLIGVVAGARLIGAAHIGLARVLLGTTVTPPARPELRPGLWNGIKSKIGDPIGWRSIAWLLIRLPLSFIEFFLVTTLFMYAVSALTYPFFWFTLNGEAMPTFDLHVGAWPLTLPLALTGLAVLLAMPWVVHGLTEFDRLLVRGILGSEDLSQRVRDLERSRATAVDDATRRLRRIERDLHDGAQAQLVALAMKLGIAKDELSGGGDIDQVTTLVTAAHANAKQALVELRDLARGIHPAALDAGLDVALSTLAAGSGIDARITVGLPSRPSPSIETIAYFTVAELLTNAAKHTSAAIEVDVGIVGDALRLVVRDGGEGGARPERGGGLAGIAERLATVDGRLDIDSPLGGPTVISAEIPVRT is encoded by the coding sequence GTGATCACCCGCCTCGCTTCGCGCGTCCTCGGCGCACAGCTGAACCGCGCGTACTGGGGCGAGCTGACGTGGGTGCTCATCGGCGCGCCGCTGACGCTGGTGCTCACCATTCTCGTCGTCTTCGGGCTTCTGTTCGGGACAGCCCTGAGCGTGCTCACCGTCGGGCTGCCGGTGCTCATCGGTGTCGTGGCGGGCGCGCGGCTGATCGGGGCCGCGCACATCGGCCTGGCGCGCGTCCTGCTCGGGACGACGGTCACCCCGCCCGCCCGGCCCGAGCTGCGGCCGGGGTTGTGGAACGGGATCAAGAGCAAGATCGGGGATCCGATCGGGTGGCGGTCGATCGCCTGGCTGCTGATCCGGCTGCCGCTGTCGTTCATCGAGTTCTTCCTGGTCACGACCCTGTTCATGTACGCCGTGAGCGCGCTGACGTACCCGTTCTTCTGGTTCACCCTGAACGGGGAGGCCATGCCGACGTTCGACCTCCACGTCGGCGCCTGGCCCCTCACCCTTCCTCTCGCCCTCACCGGGCTGGCCGTGCTGCTGGCGATGCCGTGGGTGGTGCACGGCCTGACCGAGTTCGACCGCCTGCTGGTGCGCGGGATCCTCGGCAGCGAGGATCTCTCCCAACGCGTGCGCGACCTCGAACGTAGCCGCGCGACCGCCGTCGACGACGCGACGCGGCGGCTGCGCCGGATCGAACGCGACCTGCACGACGGCGCGCAGGCGCAGCTGGTCGCGCTGGCGATGAAGCTCGGTATCGCGAAGGACGAACTGTCCGGCGGCGGAGACATCGACCAGGTCACCACCCTGGTCACCGCCGCGCACGCCAACGCTAAGCAGGCGCTGGTCGAACTGCGCGACCTCGCCCGCGGCATCCACCCCGCCGCGCTCGACGCCGGTCTCGACGTCGCACTGTCCACTTTGGCCGCGGGTTCCGGCATCGACGCGCGGATCACCGTCGGGCTGCCGAGCAGGCCGTCGCCGTCGATCGAGACCATCGCCTACTTCACCGTCGCGGAGCTGCTGACCAATGCCGCGAAACACACTTCCGCCGCGATCGAGGTCGACGTGGGTATCGTCGGTGACGCCTTGCGGCTCGTGGTGCGCGACGGCGGCGAAGGCGGGGCCCGGCCGGAACGCGGCGGCGGGCTCGCCGGGATCGCCGAGCGGCTCGCGACGGTGGACGGCAGGCTCGACATCGACAGTCCTCTGGGAGGGCCTACGGTGATCAGCGCGGAAATACCAGTACGGACATAG
- a CDS encoding response regulator transcription factor, which produces MRVVIAEDSAILRAGLVELLNLRGHEVVAAVADGESLCAAVREHRPDVSIVDIRMPPTHTDEGLRASIALRAELPGCAILLFSQYVETQYATELLADRAGGVGYLLKDRVAEVSDFLDALRRVADGETVLDPEVVSQLFTATRKTDALAGLTPREREVLGLMAEGRSNSAIAAALFLSAGSVEKYVSSIFGKLALPQSEGDNRRVLAVLRYLES; this is translated from the coding sequence GTGCGCGTCGTGATCGCGGAGGATTCGGCCATCCTCCGGGCGGGGCTCGTCGAATTGCTGAACCTTCGGGGGCACGAGGTCGTCGCGGCCGTCGCCGACGGCGAAAGCCTGTGCGCGGCGGTTCGCGAACACCGGCCGGACGTGTCCATTGTGGATATCCGGATGCCGCCGACGCACACCGACGAAGGACTGCGGGCGTCGATCGCACTGCGCGCGGAACTGCCGGGCTGCGCGATCCTGCTGTTCTCGCAGTACGTCGAGACGCAATACGCGACGGAACTGCTGGCCGACCGCGCGGGCGGCGTCGGCTATCTGCTCAAGGACCGCGTCGCCGAGGTGTCGGACTTCCTCGACGCGCTTCGCCGGGTCGCCGACGGCGAGACCGTGCTCGACCCGGAAGTGGTCAGCCAGCTCTTCACCGCCACCCGGAAGACAGACGCGCTCGCGGGACTCACGCCGCGGGAGCGGGAGGTGCTGGGCCTGATGGCCGAGGGACGGTCGAACTCGGCCATCGCGGCGGCGCTGTTCCTTTCGGCGGGCTCGGTGGAGAAGTACGTTTCGAGCATCTTCGGGAAGCTGGCGCTGCCCCAGTCCGAAGGGGACAACCGGCGGGTTCTGGCCGTGCTGCGGTACCTGGAGTCCTAG
- a CDS encoding GNAT family N-acetyltransferase yields the protein MVAMVIRKATEADATACAEIYAPYVTDTVISFETEAPKPDEMAERIAKAQRSHAWLVLEDAEGRVAGYAYGGPFSGRPSYRWSCEVSVYLELGRRRTGGGRALYQALLDELASRGFRNFCAGMVLPNDASAGLHRAMGFEPVGTYRRIGYKHGAWRDVAWVQLCLPELTGVPAEPR from the coding sequence ATGGTCGCCATGGTGATCAGGAAAGCGACGGAAGCCGACGCGACGGCGTGCGCGGAGATCTACGCGCCGTACGTCACCGACACGGTGATCTCGTTCGAAACCGAGGCCCCGAAGCCGGACGAGATGGCCGAACGCATCGCCAAGGCGCAGCGATCGCACGCTTGGCTCGTGCTCGAAGACGCCGAAGGCCGCGTCGCTGGCTACGCCTACGGAGGACCTTTCAGCGGCCGTCCGTCCTATCGCTGGTCCTGCGAGGTCAGCGTCTATCTGGAGCTCGGCCGCCGGAGGACCGGCGGCGGCCGCGCGCTCTACCAGGCGCTGCTGGACGAACTCGCGTCGCGCGGTTTCCGGAACTTCTGCGCGGGGATGGTGCTGCCGAACGACGCGAGCGCCGGGTTGCATCGCGCGATGGGATTCGAGCCCGTGGGGACTTACCGGCGGATCGGGTACAAGCACGGGGCTTGGCGGGACGTCGCTTGGGTGCAGCTGTGCCTGCCGGAGCTCACCGGGGTGCCCGCCGAACCCCGCTGA
- a CDS encoding helix-turn-helix domain-containing protein — protein sequence MSDPLSVSLAATLQSARVDQNLSANALAESSGVSRAMIGKIERGEAQPTAVLLSRLSAALGMTLSELIARAERGDRRLVRAADQPTWTDPDTGYVRRAVSPSLGGPLELVEVVLPAGAEVAFPAHTYALTHHQIWVLEGHLRFREGDVDHELDAGDCLQLGTPQQCAYVNPTGEPVRYLVALARRHV from the coding sequence ATGTCGGATCCCTTGTCCGTGTCGCTCGCCGCGACGCTCCAGTCCGCGAGAGTCGACCAGAACCTCTCGGCCAACGCCCTCGCCGAGTCCTCTGGCGTCTCCAGGGCGATGATCGGCAAGATCGAACGCGGCGAGGCTCAGCCGACGGCGGTCCTGCTCAGCAGGCTGTCCGCCGCGCTCGGGATGACGTTGTCCGAGCTGATCGCGCGCGCCGAACGCGGCGACCGGCGGCTAGTGCGCGCGGCCGATCAGCCGACTTGGACCGATCCCGACACCGGGTACGTGCGCCGTGCGGTGTCGCCGTCGCTCGGCGGGCCGCTGGAACTGGTCGAGGTCGTGCTGCCCGCGGGCGCCGAGGTCGCCTTCCCCGCCCACACCTACGCGCTGACCCACCACCAGATCTGGGTGCTCGAAGGGCATCTGCGCTTCCGCGAGGGCGACGTCGACCACGAACTCGATGCGGGCGACTGCCTGCAACTCGGCACTCCGCAGCAGTGCGCCTACGTCAACCCGACCGGCGAGCCGGTCCGATATTTGGTCGCCCTCGCCCGGCGGCACGTCTGA
- a CDS encoding DUF3626 domain-containing protein encodes MYSSALAHVAAQARGGHEAGLPVTLHFHPDRSTVDGRSVLTAMAEDGFYRGQFETGTSNGGLTAHPGGARWHWESRMFGGVYDDAPPAERPKYGALNFRRRPTGGAPRFGSAHFRMAAHTVARTTFCYPDSVLNPTDFGYGTRVSALIALAGRDDMDLLDDYVEAHVHGPVDLARDVEAVVLDPSHRGTDVEKAALRLDCPVEWHPGFRLSTEELERHPAYRGPEFVELGLALAEDGHLDPRVLGEAGHLDPQALKRVWHHVARFGALP; translated from the coding sequence ATGTATTCCTCCGCCCTCGCACACGTCGCCGCGCAAGCACGCGGCGGGCACGAGGCCGGGCTGCCGGTGACACTGCACTTCCACCCCGACAGGTCCACAGTGGACGGACGATCCGTCCTGACGGCGATGGCCGAGGACGGCTTCTATCGCGGCCAGTTCGAAACCGGCACGAGCAACGGCGGGCTGACCGCGCACCCCGGCGGCGCCCGGTGGCACTGGGAGAGCCGGATGTTCGGCGGTGTCTACGACGACGCCCCGCCCGCCGAACGGCCGAAGTACGGCGCCTTGAACTTCCGCCGCCGTCCCACCGGCGGCGCGCCGAGATTCGGCTCGGCCCATTTTCGGATGGCCGCGCACACCGTCGCGCGGACGACGTTCTGCTATCCGGACAGTGTGCTGAATCCGACGGATTTCGGTTACGGCACCAGGGTTTCCGCACTGATCGCACTGGCGGGCCGCGATGACATGGACCTTCTCGACGACTACGTCGAGGCGCACGTCCACGGCCCTGTCGACCTCGCGAGAGACGTCGAAGCCGTCGTTCTCGACCCGAGTCACCGCGGAACCGACGTCGAAAAGGCCGCGCTCCGGCTGGACTGCCCGGTCGAATGGCATCCGGGTTTCCGCCTGTCGACCGAGGAACTCGAACGGCACCCCGCGTACCGCGGTCCCGAATTCGTCGAACTCGGCCTGGCGCTGGCCGAAGACGGTCACCTCGACCCGCGCGTCCTCGGCGAAGCGGGCCACCTCGATCCGCAAGCCCTCAAACGCGTCTGGCACCACGTCGCGCGCTTCGGGGCATTACCGTGA
- a CDS encoding secondary thiamine-phosphate synthase enzyme YjbQ, with the protein MYSTEIEVRTGSVAVVHDLTKDAETFLRDADAEDGILHVFVPHATSGLAILETGAGSDEDLLTALDELLPRDGRWRHQHGSPGHGRDHVLPALLPPYATIPVLGGVMTLGTWQSVCLVDTNLDNPVRRVRFSLLEG; encoded by the coding sequence ATGTACTCCACGGAGATCGAGGTGCGCACCGGCAGCGTGGCCGTGGTGCACGACCTGACCAAGGACGCCGAGACCTTCCTGCGCGACGCGGACGCCGAGGACGGGATCCTGCACGTCTTCGTCCCGCACGCGACGTCCGGGCTGGCGATCCTCGAAACCGGCGCGGGCAGTGACGAAGACCTGCTCACCGCGCTCGACGAGCTGCTCCCCCGCGACGGCCGCTGGCGGCACCAGCACGGCAGCCCCGGTCACGGCCGTGACCACGTCCTGCCCGCGCTGCTGCCGCCGTACGCGACGATCCCGGTGCTCGGCGGGGTGATGACGCTGGGCACCTGGCAGTCGGTCTGCCTCGTGGACACCAACCTGGACAACCCGGTCCGGCGTGTCCGCTTCAGCCTGCTGGAGGGCTGA
- a CDS encoding HAD hydrolase-like protein — MLWDIDQTLVDLRGIGAAWYATALAEVAGVELRELPKFGGRTERAISADILASHGVEPTDDNVRKLWLALIAVSEDHAPTLSSNGRALPGAKDALNAFAAHGGVVQTLVTGNLPEISVHKLTAFDLHEHVDFEIGGYGSLSAHRPDLVPAAVGHASAKHGTDFAPTSVVVIGDTPDDVRAALDNGAVAVAVATGQFSAEELADTGAHTVLDDLSDLAAVHAAVLGGAD; from the coding sequence GTGCTGTGGGACATCGACCAGACCCTCGTGGACCTGCGCGGCATCGGCGCCGCCTGGTACGCGACCGCGCTCGCCGAGGTCGCGGGCGTCGAACTGCGGGAGCTGCCGAAGTTCGGCGGCCGCACCGAACGCGCCATCAGCGCGGACATCCTGGCCTCGCACGGCGTCGAGCCGACCGACGACAACGTGCGCAAACTCTGGCTCGCGCTGATCGCGGTCTCGGAGGACCATGCCCCGACGCTGTCCTCGAACGGCCGGGCGCTCCCTGGCGCCAAAGACGCGCTGAACGCCTTCGCCGCGCATGGCGGCGTCGTCCAGACACTGGTCACCGGGAACCTGCCGGAGATCTCCGTGCACAAGCTGACCGCGTTCGACCTGCACGAACACGTGGACTTCGAGATCGGCGGCTACGGCTCGCTCTCGGCGCACCGGCCGGATCTGGTGCCCGCCGCCGTCGGCCACGCTTCAGCGAAGCACGGCACCGACTTCGCGCCCACGTCGGTCGTCGTCATCGGCGACACCCCGGACGACGTGCGGGCGGCGCTCGACAACGGCGCCGTCGCGGTGGCCGTGGCGACCGGGCAGTTCAGCGCGGAGGAACTGGCCGACACGGGCGCGCACACCGTGCTCGACGACCTGTCCGACCTGGCAGCGGTACATGCGGCCGTGCTCGGGGGCGCCGACTAA